A portion of the Mus pahari chromosome 17, PAHARI_EIJ_v1.1, whole genome shotgun sequence genome contains these proteins:
- the Tex49 gene encoding testis-expressed protein 49 — protein sequence MDPLISDQQDEVPTRLPPIISEDGNYSVHQNSHERYQEAVRKVLLKTFPNQVFRVPVTDAQNFSFWRSNIPGVRPEKAIPWIKTPHHCLIKSPMTRYVDHSHLNDKTFSLY from the exons ATGGATCCTCTCATTTCAGACCAGCAGGATGAAGTGCCCACAAGGCTTCCCCCGATCATCTCAGAAGATGGTAATTATTCTGTGCACCAGAACAGTCATGAGAGGTACCAGGAAGCTGTGCGAAAGGTGCTGTTAAAAACGT TCCCCAATCAGGTCTTCAGAGTCCCTGTGACCGACGCGCAGAACTTCAGTTTCTGGCGGTCCAACATCCCGGGCGTGCGTCCAGAGAAAGCCATTCCTTGGATCAAGACTCCACACCATTGTCTCATTAAAAGCCCAATGACCAG aTATGTGGACCATTCTCATCTCAATGACAAAACCTTCAGTCTCTACTGA